The Marinobacter halotolerans genome includes a window with the following:
- a CDS encoding sensor domain-containing diguanylate cyclase: MQKLKGRTPIRRSLWIVLSYLFVGWLWITFSDAIVAQWFKDAEALSLAQTYKGTLFVLVTGLVLFAILYRQLSKDRALLSLHARQRNEILRLNRFREKVIDQASVWINVLDSKGRIVLWNRAAEEITGYRRDEVMHSDQVWELMYPDPDVREKILEKVAEVLRNEDAMVGFETTILTKQGQERVISWYTSTLEGVEGDEPAGTIAIGQDVTDIRAAENTIRRRDRQLVTLMDNLPGMAYRCLYDEHWTMKFVSSGCRDLTGYDPEELLDNRVISWASLISGDENDRLVREVETAIGSAEPFSLEYSVDRKDGGKVWVWERGRAVADGDELVLEGIIIDITDRKVLEEELSVMATRDALTGLLDRREATRLLEEEISRARRYQRSLALLWIDLDHFKQVNDQLGHAAGDKVLCGFSELLSSRIRQVDFVSRFGGEEFIVVLPEMDVSEAEQSAERLRQLVASSPQQLDNGRSVNLTMSVGVAIFPDHGEDASALIAAADQAMYQAKAAGRNRVVVASPGNTGPTSLSK; this comes from the coding sequence ATGCAAAAACTGAAAGGTCGCACTCCGATCAGGCGCTCGCTCTGGATTGTCCTGTCCTACCTATTTGTCGGCTGGTTATGGATCACTTTTTCTGACGCCATTGTGGCCCAATGGTTTAAGGACGCGGAGGCCTTGAGCCTTGCCCAGACCTACAAGGGCACGCTGTTCGTGCTGGTGACCGGGCTGGTGCTGTTTGCGATTCTCTATCGTCAGCTTTCCAAAGATCGAGCCTTGCTGTCACTTCATGCCAGGCAGAGGAATGAAATCCTGCGGCTAAACCGTTTCCGGGAGAAAGTCATTGATCAGGCCAGTGTATGGATCAATGTGTTGGACTCTAAGGGGCGTATCGTTCTGTGGAACCGGGCCGCAGAGGAGATTACCGGGTATCGCCGGGACGAGGTGATGCACTCCGATCAGGTGTGGGAACTGATGTACCCGGACCCCGACGTCAGGGAGAAAATTCTCGAAAAAGTCGCCGAAGTTCTCAGGAATGAAGACGCTATGGTCGGTTTTGAAACCACTATCCTGACCAAGCAGGGTCAGGAGCGTGTGATTTCCTGGTATACCAGCACTCTCGAAGGCGTAGAAGGTGATGAACCGGCTGGTACCATCGCTATTGGCCAGGATGTGACCGATATCCGTGCTGCTGAAAATACCATCCGACGCCGGGACCGGCAGCTCGTCACCCTGATGGACAATCTGCCGGGCATGGCCTACCGGTGTCTTTATGATGAGCACTGGACCATGAAGTTTGTCTCCAGCGGCTGCCGTGATCTGACCGGCTATGATCCGGAGGAGCTGCTGGATAATCGGGTTATCAGTTGGGCCAGCCTCATCAGCGGCGACGAGAACGACCGTCTGGTCCGCGAGGTGGAAACCGCCATAGGCAGCGCCGAGCCGTTCTCTCTGGAATACTCTGTCGACCGCAAGGACGGTGGAAAGGTCTGGGTCTGGGAACGTGGCCGGGCCGTCGCGGATGGTGACGAGTTGGTGTTGGAAGGCATTATCATCGACATCACGGATCGCAAGGTGCTGGAGGAAGAATTATCGGTAATGGCAACCCGCGATGCCTTGACGGGCCTTCTGGACCGCCGCGAGGCGACCCGGCTGCTGGAGGAGGAGATTTCGCGGGCCCGGCGTTACCAGCGGTCCCTGGCCCTGCTCTGGATTGACCTGGACCATTTCAAACAGGTCAATGACCAGTTGGGGCATGCTGCCGGCGATAAAGTACTCTGCGGATTCAGTGAGCTCCTGTCTTCGCGGATTCGTCAGGTGGACTTTGTCAGCCGTTTCGGTGGTGAGGAGTTCATTGTCGTGCTGCCGGAAATGGACGTCAGCGAAGCCGAACAGAGCGCTGAGCGCCTGCGACAGCTGGTGGCGTCATCCCCGCAGCAGTTGGACAATGGTCGGTCAGTGAATCTGACCATGAGCGTGGGTGTCGCGATTTTTCCGGATCATGGCGAGGACGCATCGGCGCTAATTGCCGCGGCTGATCAGGCCATGTATCAGGCCAAAGCCGCCGGGCGCAATCGGGTTGTAGTAGCATCACCTGGTAACACCGGTCCTAC